Genomic DNA from Aphanothece sacrum FPU1:
GGTGGACTCAAACTACTGAGCATCAGGTGGAATCTCAACCATGGGACGATTAAGGGCGATGGTTAAGGAATCAACTTCTACATCAGTAGGGAGAGGAGAGTTTTGTGCGTGATAAGGGATAAGAGAATTATCCCGCCACCAAAGATTAGAAACAAGTCCTACCACTAACGCAGCTAGAGCAAAACCCCCTACTAGAGTCAAGCGTCGGACTCGGTGCTGACGATCTATTGACGCAAAAACCAGATCAGACAACGGTTGTGTCTCTGGGGAACTTGTAGGAACTGGAACCGTCGGGAT
This window encodes:
- a CDS encoding anti-sigma factor family protein translates to MSNYESDNGPSFDEATDMNNQFERFELLSAYMDGEVTAAERQQVQQLLDTDPQFHQLYTQLLRLQREIPTVPVPTSSPETQPLSDLVFASIDRQHRVRRLTLVGGFALAALVVGLVSNLWWRDNSLIPYHAQNSPLPTDVEVDSLTIALNRPMVEIPPDAQ